Sequence from the Maribellus comscasis genome:
ATGGTTTTTCCCACCCATAAGATTTATTGATTTAAATAGATTCCCCTTAGGAATGCAATATAGTTTAATTGGTTTTTCTGTTTTATTTGTGAACAAGATTGATTTTAAGAACAAAAAGCTAGTCTTAAATCATATCCTGATCATTGTTGTATTACTGATACTTTCTGTTTCAATCTGGGTTTCAGACTTAGCGATAGTGACCATTGTGTTATTGGGAATTACTTTATTTACATTTAATTCTTTGAGATCAAATAAGCTGAGATTGAATAAAATTATATTGGCTTATATTCTTTTAGGAACCGTTGGTAATTATTTATTTATCAGGTATGCCAAAAGTTATGCAACCGGTGCAGCAAAGTATTATACCTCTTTTAATAATTTGGATACTTTTTTTCAAAGTGTCAATGTTCTGAAAGCTGAAGTATTTAAAATATTTGCTTTCCAGAATGAAGAATTCCTTTTGAGTATATATGCCTGGCTTGTGTTAATTTTTACTTTCTTTTGTATTTCAGCTATTTATAAAAAGTCTTTGATATTAACTGCCGATTCAAAGAAGTGGTTAATTTTTTTTCTTCTTGACTTTTTTACGGTCTTTGGAGTAATACTCGTATCTAAATGGGTCTATCTAAACGGAATGGGACGCTGGTATTTTATTCCTTTGTACATTTCATTTTCCATGGCAATTCTTCAGGTATTTGACCATTTAGAACCTGATTATCATAAAAATCTAATTGCAAAATCAGCTCTTGTTTTTATTGTATTGGTCGGTGCATTTAGTTCAATACATTATCTGAAATATATACGACCAAAAACACTTCGTTCAAAAATCGATGTAAGATCTGAATTTTTAGAATTGGGTGAGATCGGAATTATTGGTGAATTTTGGAACTCCTATATTTCGGCTTGTCCTGATCCATACAGAATAAAAGCAACTGCATTTGATGGAGCCGCGGTGCGTAACCAAAGATTAGTAGATGAAGTGTTTGCTCAACCAAAGATATATGTAATCAAAGATATGTGGTTGAAATCATTTCCTGATACGCTTAAACAATTTAGCTATGTATTGGTCAAAAAAGACAGTTCTTTTAGTCTGGGCGATTGTATTATTAACAGATACGAAAAAATTAAAAGAGATGAAATAATACCTTTTGAAAGTTTAAAATTTAATGAAGCAGTAAATCGAACGGCAGCCGGGATTGAACTACAAATAAAAAACAAGGAATTAAAGGACAAATACATAATATGGGGACCTTATCTTCCAATCGGAATTGGAGATTTTACTATAAAATACAAGCTAAAAATAGAAAATATCCGGGATGCAAACCCAGTTGCGAAGTTTGACATAGTTGCAGGCTATGGTAAAACCGTTTTAGCTCAAAAAACATTAAGTGCAGAGAAACTCGATTCAAGTGGTTATTTTGAGTTGTCATTCCGCACGGATAAAAGATATAGAGATATTGAATTTAGAACATATTTTTACGGAAATTCGGACTTAATTATCAAAGAATTACAACTTGTTGAAAAATGAGATGTTTATAAAAAGTATTGACAATAATATCTTTTAATTTAGATTGCCGGAGTAGTAGCAAATTTAAGCTCTGCAGCTCGAATTAATTTGAATGAAAATTAGCCGCAAAAGAATAAAATATTTTAATTTCAACTGCTTAATTTTACTTTTTTGAACACACTACCTAAGCTGCAAGTTTTTAAAAATTGTTGTACAATAAAAAAGTTAACAATGAATATAGCGTTTACAAAGACTAATAGAGAAAGTCCGAAGCCCGATTTTAAAAAATTGGGCTTTGGAAAATATTTTGCTGAATATATGTTTGAAATGGATTATTCGGGAAATGGTTGGGAAAATCCGCAAATTAAGCCTTACGATAAAATTTGTATTGAACCATCAACCATGGTTTTTCATTACGGTCAATCAGTATTCGAAGGATTAAAAGCATATTTATCCGAAAACGATGAGATTTTGCTTTTCAGACCGGAGAAAAACATTAAACGTTTAAACAAGTCGAGTGAACGTTTATGTATACCGGCACTGGATGAAAAGTTTGCACTGAAAGCCATTGTTGAACTTGTAAAAGCTCAAACTGAAGCAAAAAAGAAAGGTTGTGCACAAGTTTTATGGTTGGACGGCGTGGAGCAAAAGTACATCGAGGAAGTAGGAACGATGAAAGCGTTTTTAAAAGACATATGTAGAAAAAACTGAATTTTTGGAAATAAAAATATAATTTTTACATCTACACAGGTGTTCGTAGTTACAACCAAAAAGAACAAATATGAAAGTAGCAGTAGCCCAATTTCAACCGAAAGACGGAGATAAAACATATAATTTGTCTGTAATCCGTAAGCTTGCAGAAAAGGCAAAATCTAAAGGAGCCGATGTGGTTAGTTTTCACGAAATGTCAGTTACGGCTTACACTTTTACCAAAGATTTAAGCCTGAAACAGATAACTGACCTGGCGGAGGAGGTACCAAACGGAAAAAGTACCAGGGAATTAATAACGATTTCCAAAGAATTGGAGATTCCGGTTTTGGCGGGTCTGGTGGAAAAATCGGGCAGTAAAATATACAACACCTATATCTGTGTTACAGGAGAAGGATTGGTCGCAAAATATAGAAAAATACATCCGTTTATCAGCAAGCATATGTCGGCCGGAAACGAATATTGCGTGTTCGACCTGCTTGGTTGGAAATGCGGAATTTTGATTTGTTATGACAATAATGTGATAGAAAATGTTCGGGCAACAAGCCTCCTGGGAGCGGAATTAATTTTTGCCCCGCACGTTACGGGCTGTACACCATCCGCAATGCCACACCGGGGTTATGTCGAAGATAAATATTGGCAGAACCGGGAAAACGATCCTGTTTCATTACGAATGGAATTTGACGGGCCTAAGGGCAGGCGCTGGCTGATGCGTTGGCTGCCCGCCAGGGCTTACGATAACGGAGTGTATTATGCGTTTACAAACCCGATTGGTTATGACGGCGAACATCTGAAAAATGGCAATTCGATGATCATCGATCCATTTGGCGAAGTTTTAACTGAAATAAAATCCTTTGAAGACGACATTACGATTTCAAAAATTACAAAAGAAAAAATTGAACTTTCGGGAGGTTGGAGATATACGAATGCCCGGCGCCCTGAACTGTATAGAGACATCATTGGGAGAAACCACGATTCGGACACAACTCCGGTGTGGATGAAGGAAAAAAAATGACTGTTCATATCAGCAGAGTGCAACGACAGGCCTGGCTGTATTTTCACTAATATCTATATTGCCTTAAACGTTACTTTTCTGGTTCCATCTGTGTTTAAAAAAGAAAGATTGTATTTTGGTTTGTTCTGTACACGTACTATGACTTTTCCTTTAGCCTGGTAGTAATACCCTTCCAGCCTTTTCCTTTATTTAGCAGCCTGCTCAGATTTTGCATTAATTCCTCATTTTCCGGATCATTTGCAATGCTGTTATTTTCCTGAGGGTCAGTATGATGGTCGAATAAATCGCGGGCCAGAAGTTCGCCTGTACTTTTCCTGATCCACTCGGTGTATCGGTAACGATCGGTTTGTACAGTGTAGCCCATTACCACTTTTTCTGGATCGGTTCTGTTACTTACAGGCCAGTAGCTTAGTGCAGCTTCTTTCCATTTTTTGTCCGGCGTTTGAACCAGAGGGGCAAAACTTGTTCCCTGGAGATGGCCGGGTTTTTCCAAACCAGCCAATTCACACAACGACGGAAAAATATCTACAAATTCTACCAATGCATCTGTTTTTGCTGCAGTTTGCCCGGGAACTTTTAAAAGCAGTGGCACATGATTGTCGATATGAAACTGGGTGTGTTTGCACCACATTCCGTGTTCGCCCAGCTTCCAGCCATGATCTCCCCACAGAATGACAATTGTGTTTTTTTCCAATCCATTTTCTTTCAGGCCATCAAGCAAACGCCCGATTTGCGCATCGATGTATGAAATGCAGGCATAATAACCATGTTTTAGCGTTTTATTGAGCGTATCGTTAAAAGCCGTTGCGCCTTTGGGAATCCCGGAATAATTTCTCAATTCTCCAAAATTATAGTTGAAAAAACGGCTTACATTTTCAGGATGATAAGGGTTATCTGCCGCGTCAATTTCACCGGCATCGTACAACTCCCAGTATTTTTTTGGAGCGTTAAATGGTAAATGTGGTTTTTTGTAGCCCACCGCCATAAAAAAAGGTCCATCAGCAGATTTAAAATCCGCCAGCTTTTTAATAGCCATGTCTGTCATTTTTCCATCTTCATAAGCGTTGTCGGGGACGTCGGGCCACTCAAATGCCGGACCGCGCCCGCCACCTGACTGATTTCGGTTTTTTTGATACCACTCTTCGTATTCTTTCACAATTTTTATGGCATCCTCTGACAGATAGCCCCTTCCAATTTGCTCCGTTTTTACTGTATGATATGCGTCGCCAAATTGTACTTCATAATCTGTTCCGTGATGATAAATTTTTCCCGCTGCCCATATTTTATAACCGTTGTTCTCAAAATGCTGATCAATGGTCAGAATTCCAGGCGCATCCTCTTCCAACGAAAGACAATTGTATATTTGCAAGGTGTCCGGTCTTAGTCCCGACATTAAACTTGCTCTTGATGCCATACAAATAGGTTGCTGGCAATACGCACGATTGAATGCCAGTCCTTCAGATGCAAGTTTATCAATGTTCGGACTTTTTATTTGCGTGTTTCCGTAGCACCCCAACTCAGTACGCAAGTCATCAACTGCTATAAAAAGGACATTCGGTTGTTCTTCCTTTTCCGGCTGGCATGATACAAAACATATTGAGATGGCAGATACATAAAAGAATAATCTTGCGGCTATCATAATGGTTAATTTTAGTCTGTTTTTAGCCCGTTGTAAACTTTTGCCTTTAATGACTGAAATCAGAAAAGTAAAAAGTTATCAAACAAACGAAGCTGTTTGCAACAAGGTTTGAAATTACTTCATTTTGTCATTTTTTCAAAGGATGAACTTATTATTGAAACAGGTGTTTTAAGGATTGTATGCCGGGAAAATATACTGAGAGGTGGGGGGCAGGTTTCCATGGGCTGTTACGCCACCGACAGTCAGTTTAATTCAGAAAAGAATTGCGGTATTAACAGTTGCAACGGGTTTTAGATTTAGTCAAATTTGCCTTATGATGCCAAACAGTAAAAACAGGAAATTTTTTTAACAAAACAATAAATGAGAAATTTTATATTATTATTTCTGGTGACGATCCTGATTTCCTGCAATGCGCAAACAAAAGAAGGAAATAAAAAAGTAGCGGATAAGAATGATAGTTCACGACCTTCTTTCAATAGTCCCAAAGTTACAAGTGAAGGGATTGTTTATTTTTCATTTAATAATGGTTTAAGCTGGGAAAATAAAAGTGAAGGATTGCCGGATTCTGTTAGTTTCGGATTGGGTGCGATCGCCGCTTCCGACCACTCACTTGGAATTACTACAAAAGAAAAGGGGGTTTATTTTTTTGATTTTCAGAAAGACCTTTGGGTTGGTATTCCCACGGACAAAAAAATAATTGAAAGTAATCCCGGTGCGCTGTGTTTTTTTAAGGAACAAATAGTTGTTGGAACACAAAAAGGTGGTGTTTTTTTCACTGCTGACCAGGGAAAAAGCTGGATAAATATAAACTCAGGTCTTACCAGCTTATCCATTCGTAAACTTGTTCAAATTGGCGACAAGTTGTATACCGGTACCAATGCCGGGTTATTTTCTTACAATGAAACCGGTAATCATTGGGAATTGGAATATGGTAACAATACAATGCAGGTTAACGGGATAACTGAATCTGAGGGGAACATTTATATTGGCTCAAACCAGGGAGCATTTACTACACCGAAAGACAACAAAGCTTGGACACAAATTTTAGCCAACCATAGCCTCCACAATATTAGTTCAGACGAGAATATTGTTTATGCCATGGTATATAACGAACTGCTTTCTTCAACAGACAAAGGCTTAACATGGAAAAATGTTCAAAAAGGGTTACCTGCAGAACTTTATACTTTTAATGTGGTAAAAAATGGTAATTCCGTTTTTGCGGGACAATGGGACGGGGTGTATAAAAGAGAAATGGCAGATGAAAACTGGAAATCATACAGTTCAGGGCTGCCGGAGAAACTAGCAATAACAAATATGAAATCATATAACGGAATTATCGTAGCAAGTGGCAGTGAAAGAGGATTAAAAAAGGGAATGAATACAGATCGTTTACCGGGTATCGAGTAATGAGTATCATCAATCAACATTCATTCGCCGCTATTTAGACCCCTTCCAAACTTAAATTCGTTGTTGTTAAATTCCTTTCGTTCGTATAATTTTAATCCTCCGAAACCCGGCCGCACGCGTATTGGATTCAAAGTGCAGAACTGCTGCCCGGTTTTCATTCAACAAATAGCGATTTTCTCGTTTGTAAATATTTATTAGTGGATAGACTGAATATTGTATTGAAAAATAATAGTTTATGTCATTAATAGAGTAACAAATGGTCAGATGTACAGTGTTGTGCGTATTGGTGAAAATACTTGGTAAGTTTGAAACAGATATGAAAGAATTTAAAATATATCAAATCGATTCGTTTACAAAAGAAAGATTTAAAGGAAATCCGGCAGGAGTAGTAATTAATGCTGATGGATTGAGTGACAATCAAATGCAAAAAATTGCGAGAGAACTAAACAATTCTGAAACTGCGTTTTTATTTTCACCTGACAGCAAGGATTGTGATGGTGTAATAAGATATTTTACACCTCAAATTGAAGTTCCCACCTGTGGACATGCCACGATAGCAGCAATGTATGCGAAAGCACTTGAAGAACATTTAGATTCTTGTATTTTAAGGATTAAAACCAAGATTGGAATACTTCCTTTTGAAATAGTTAAAGAAAATGGAGATTATAAAGTTATTATGACTCAGGGGAGATTTGAACTTAGTCCAACATTTAATTCAGAAACAACCAATAAACTGATTGCAGCTTTGGGATTAGCAAAATCAGATTTGGATAACAAATGTCCGGTTCAAATCGCATCTACCGGACACTCAAAAGTAATGATTGGAATTAAGGACAGGGAAAAACTGAATGATTTAAGTCCAGATTTCAATGATTTAGCAAGTTTGAGTAAATCAATTAATTGCAACGGATATTTTGTTTTTACATTTGATTCTGATATCCCGGAAGTATTAACTTATGGACGAATGTTTGCCCCCGCTGTTGGAATTAACGAAGACCCTGTGACTGGTAACGCAAACGGGCCATTGGGAGGTTATTTAATACAAAACAGAATTGTTGAGTACGCTGACAATAAATTTGAATTTAACGGTTGTCAGGGCGAAAGAATAGACAGAATGGGAAAAGTTAATGTAAAGGTCAAAATTGAAAATACATTGCCAGTGTTGATTCAGATAATGGGAGATGCAGTAGAAGTATTTCAAACTGAGATTAAAATAGGATAAAACCATAAACGTACAAGAATTGTATATGGCAGGCGGGATTTTGGCGGTTCGACAAGTTAAACCGGTGTTGTTACCTTCTGCGGATCTGACAGGATTTCTCAAGATCGGGAATGATTTGAGATTGAAGACGTTGAAATTGACATAGAGGAATTGGCAAGTTGTTGCAAAATGAGAAGTATTAAAAACGATGGAAAAGCTCGTTCCCAATTTGTACAAGCCAAATAAAAATGCAAAATCTAAAATTGTATATCAAGGAATCCGGGTGGTAATCGGTGAACATTTGCAATCAAATGAATGGGTTATGTATTCTGTCAAGCTGACAATTTTTGCCCAATAACAAATCCTGTAATTTTAAAAAGACCGAAAATGAAAAAAACAAATCTTATAATATTCCTGTTTGTACTACTCATTTCTTGTAGTAACCAAGATGCTCAGAAACAAGTAATAATTTCAGGCAATGCAGATATTGCTGATGCTACAGGTCTTGTTATTAGCAATAAAACAGACACTTTTAAAATTGACATCGACAGTGCGCATGTATTCCACGATACAATATTAGCTGACCGAGGATACTACACCTTATCTATTAATGAAAGAAACTTCAGGATTTATTTAAAACCAGGTTTTCAAATCGATATAAAAATTGGGAATTCAATTGAGTTTAAGGGGGAAGGTTCAATTGAAAACAGCTACTTAATCGCAAACAACGTTCTGGTTGATAAACTTAAAGAGGTTGACAATTACAAATACTACGCAAAACGGAAGGAAGAACCATTTTTACTTCTAATGGATTCCATATTTCAAACCAGGCTTAATTTGCTAAATGAAATTGAAAACAAGGTTTGCCATGAATTTGAATATCTCGAAAAAAGTAAATTGAAATATGAATATCAACGAAAAAAAGCACTATATGAAACTGGAAGACAAATTGTTGTAGGAGACAATGATTTTACAGTATCAGAAAACTACTATGCCAATTTGTTTAAAGATATTAATGTAAATGATAGTATCCTAATAAATGTAAATGATTACATACGTTTTGTTAGCTCCTATTTATGGCAAGAGACCAATAGTATTGTTGGCGACAATGACTCGATTGATTTTTATCTTACCTATATGCATGTGCTTAATAAAAAAATAGAGGCAAAGAACCTTAAAGAAAGACTGTCGTACGATGTGGGGAGTATTAAATTGGCAAGGACAAAAGCATTAGACCCGGTTTATGAGCTGGTGCTACAAAATCTTTCAAACGAGAAGTATTTAAAAAGGGTTCAAACACAATACAATACATTAAAGCGGATTGAAAAAGGTGCGATGTCGCCCGATTTTCAATTTGAAGATGTACATGGAAATATGGTTGAATTAAAAGATTTACGGGGGAAGATTGTATATATCGACATTTGGTCGACAGGTTGTGGACCTTGTATGGCTGAAATACCCTACCAGAAGAGGTTAGAGGAATATTGCAAAGGGAAAAACATTTATTTGGTTGGGATTAATATTTTGGATGATGCAGAACATTGGAAGAAAACTGTTACTGAAAAAAAACTTGGTGGGATACAGCTACATACCTCTGACGAACGGGATAAATTTTTTACAGATTATGTAGTACGAGGAATTCCACGGTATATTTTGGTTGATGAAAACGGAAGAATAATTGATTCTAGTGCAAAAAGACCCTCAGATGAAAAGTTAATCGAGCAACTGGACAAAATCATGTAAAAAACTTTAACTCAGGAGAGCACACTAAGATTATGTTTAAGAGCTAACGAGACAAGTCCGGGATATTAAAATCCAAACAGTTGAATCAGAAAAACAACTGAGGGGCCTATTCCTACACCCGGTTAAATCAAAAAAATGGTAAGGGGAGGCACTCCGAAACTCTGCGGAATAAAAAAAATTGTCCGTGGACGCATTCCGAAAGCCTGTTCAATCAAAAAAATGACCTGTGGACGTGTTTCGAAAGCCTGTTCATGTCCTTTCCTGAAATAACTTGACAGATTTAACTTTAATTTCTGATAGATGTAAATATTTATTCTGCATTTACTGATTTACAAAACTATTTCATTTTTTATTCTTGCAAATTCTTTCCTGCATATTTTTAATCCCTGTAACTGCTCATTCCTTTCTGTCTTATCCCTGATTAAAGGGACAGATATAATTCTTCTTCCTGTTTTTTTGTGCAGCTTCATTTTTTATCGCTGGTTTTTGTTGCAGGTTTGTATTCTGTTGCTTCTTTTCCCGTCGTATTAAATTCCCGCTTTTTCCAGTGCTTTTTAAGTGATCCCGATTCCTTGTGTGCATCCACCGGAAGCATAAAATCCACGCTGCGGTGCGGACGTTTGTTGTTGTATTTGTAAACCGCAACCTTTGTTGCTTCCAGGGCTGCATGATAATCCGGGTAAGTTTCGTTTAAATCATATTCATTCTTTAAAATACCATTAACCCGCTCGGCTATAGCGTTTTCATAGGGGTCGCCGTTTTCTGTCATCGAAATATTGATATTTGAACCTTGCAGGTAGTTCACATAGTCGGTGCAGCAATACTGGATGCCGCGGTCGGAATGGTGGATAAGGTTCTGCTTCACCCCTTCCCCTGAAATGGCCATCTTTAGAGCATTTAAAGCCCCTTCGCTGGTGAGGTCGGGCCAGAGGCACCAGCCAACAATTTTTCTGGAATATGCATCGGTAACAAGCGAGAGGTAAACAAAACCTTTTTCAGTGCGAATGTAGGTTATGTCGCTAACCCATAAACGCCCGGAACTCATTATCTCAATATCCCTTACCAGGTTGGGATACTTGCGGAAAAAATGCTTCGAATTGGTTGTTTTAGGCCTGCGCCTGCGCCGCCTGACCAACAGGCCATGTTCCCGCAGCAGGATATAAAACTTGTCCCTTCCATATTTAATATTATGTTTCTGAAGGGTCGGCGCAATCAGCCGGTGGAGCTTCTCTGTCCCCATCCGCTTGTGCTCTTTACGCAAATCTTTTACCTGTCTTAATATAAAAACTTCCTCCATCTGGTACCCGGATTGACGTTTCCTATTGTCGTACCAGGCCTGGCGGGTAAACCCAAACAGTTCGCATAGTACCGCCTTGGAAACCAAAGGATACATGCGTGCCAGTACATCTACTGTTTGGGTCCAGACTTTTTTCTGATTTCGAGTTTGTAGTCGTTTTCTGCAATGTCAATCATAGTGTTCAGCGCCACATTCTTCATCTGCGCACGTTCCAACTGCTTTTCCAATTCCCTGATGCGTTTCTCCAACGCTTTGTGGTCTGTTCTTTCTTTTGCACTCATCATCTGTAAAGATATGTGGATTTCGTCGGAATATCTCTCCTGCCAGCGCTTTATGATCTTTTTATATTCAAATCTTGATAATGAAAATCGTTCCCGTGCTTCCTGGTAACTCATATTTCCAGCATCAATCTGCGCTACCAGCCAACGTCGGAAGCTTACTTCATAATTACTGTAATTAACTGTTTTTTCTTCAAATCCATCCATGTAATCTGTTAACATGGATTCATTCCTTTTTTTCATTTTCTTGACATTTTTGCGTCAAGTTATTTCAGTATAAGACATCAATCAAAAAAATTACCAATGGGCAGGGCAAACCGGGTGATGGAGTCAAAAAAATCGTCGGGGGGAGGGTGAGAAGTTCCGGTTGAAGCAGAAAAATACCCCGGGGGAAGGGTCTGAACTGTCCCGGAGAAAATAGAATCAAGGGTTTTAGCAGGTACTGCTATTTGTACCTGCCCCTTTGTTTTTAAGATTTAGTTTTTTGCAGGAAAGATCCGTTGATATTCCTTTTGCCAGACTGCTTCCATTTCATTCACTTTTTCCGGCATTTCTTTAGCCAGATTGTTGTTTTCCGTGCGATCTGCTGCCATGTTAAACAACTCCCATTCACCACCGCTTAATGCCGAAATTTTCCAGTCGCCAATACGCAAGGCCCGTCCGCCTTCATGCTCCCAGAAAAGTGTATCGTGAGTTGTTGAAATTTCTCCTTTTAAAAGAGGGAGGATTGATTTTCCTTCTATCTGCGAAGTTTCCAAATTATTTATCATAGAGGGATATTCAGCCTCAGCCAGTTCCAGACAGGTGGGCAAAATATCGATAACATGCCCGACTCCCTGATTGATGGTATTTTCTTTTCCTTTTAGCCCGGTCGGCCAGTGTACAATAAACGGAGTGCAGTTTCCGCCTTCAAACGATTCTTTTTTCCAGTAACGAAAAGGGGCGTTGATAGCTCCGGCCCATGCCACACCCAGATAACCCCAGGTAAGTTCAGATCCCGGCCGTTCAAAGGTATTGTAATCTATTTCTTTGCCTTCACGGTTGTGTCCGGGGCGGTCGAAACCGGGTTGGTAACCCCGCTCGGGCGAAGCTCCGTTGTCGGCAAGGAAAAGAATAACTGTATTGTCGTATTCCCCGGTTTCTTTCAGCTTTTGAATTAGCCGTCCGATTCCCTGGTCCAATCGATCAACCATAGCAGCATGTGCTTCCATGTGTCTGGCTTCCCAGGCTTTATTTTCACAATCAGTCCACAACTTCCCCGATTCGTTTGGGGCCAGCGGAGCAATTGCCGGATCAACTATTCCCTGTTCAATTAATCCTTTGTATCGGTTTTCACGGAGTTTGTCCCAGCCTTCGTCATATACCCCTTTATATTTTTTAATATCTTCAGGCAAAGCATGCAAGGGCCAGTGTGGTGCAGTGTGTGCAACATACAAAAAGAAAGGTTTATCGTCTTTACTGTACGAATCAACCATCTCAATACTTTTGTCGGTAATAAAATCGGTGATATAAAAGTCGTCGGGGACATTTTTTATTTCTTTTTCGTTATGAACCAGGCTAAAGGGATCGTAATAATCAACTACTCCCCAAATTACCCCCCAGTGTTCTTCAAAGCCGCGATTACTCGGGTAGGATTCCGGGGGAGCAAAAATGCCTGTGTCTTTTCGATGGGAAAGCCACAACAACTGTTCTTCCTTGTCGGGCAGAGCTTTGGTTCGCGAGAGGTGCCATTTCCCGGCCATTCCGGTATGGTAACCGTTTGTTTTTAATACTTCAGCAATAGTTGCTGCATTTCGTGAAAGCGTTTGTCCGTTTCTGTCAAGTCCAACCTGATGAGGATATTTGCCGGTCAACAGGGATGCGCGTGTAGGACAACACCGTGCCGCGTTATGAAATTGTGTAAACCGGACACCTCCGGCTGCCAGCCCGTCGAGGTTTGGAGTGTTTATCTCGCCGCCATAACAACCAATATCAGAATAGCCCAGATCGTCGGCCATAATGATGATAATATTTGGCTTTTTCTCCTCTTTTTTTTCTTCTGTGTTTGAGCTGCAACCTGCAAAAATCAACGCAACCAAAACATACAGCAAATTTTTCATGTTTTATTTCTTTTAATTTCAGTTCCTGATTTATTTCTTTTCGGAACTGTTTTTTTCTTTGTACAGTTTTTGAATTTTATTCCAGGCCAGCACACGATTTGCCTGTGCCCATTCCTCATACATTTTTTCCATTTCATTTACCTTTTCCGGTTGTTGAGAAGCAATGTTGTGCATCTCCGACCGGTCGGTTTCCAAATCATATAATTCCCATTCGGTTTCACGTTTTTTATTCCATTTTGAAACCAGTTTATATTTTCCCAGTCGTACCGCTTTATTTCCCTCATGTTCCCAGAATATGGGTTCAGTATGAATGGGTTTATTTTCACCTTTTAAAAGCGGAACAAGGCTTTTCCCTGAAGTTGGCACAATTTTGTTTCCCCGATATTCCTCAGGATAAGTCGTTTGGGCAACGTCAACAAATGTGGCCATAAGATCAGGCAAAAATCCGTATTCAGAAACGATTCGGCCTTCATTTTCTTTTGGAATTACTTTGGGCCAGTGCGCAATAAATGGTGTTCCTATTCCTCCCTCGTGCACCCAGTGTTTGTATTCGCGGTAGGGGGTATTTGAAGCATTTGCCCATGCACCGCCATACGACAAGAAATAGCCTTCTTTTGTATCCAGTTGCTCTGCCGGTCCTCCTCCCAGTTCCCCGCCTTCAGCACAGGCGCCGTTGTCATTTAAAAAGATAATCAGCGTATTGTCTAACAT
This genomic interval carries:
- a CDS encoding nitrilase family protein, encoding MKVAVAQFQPKDGDKTYNLSVIRKLAEKAKSKGADVVSFHEMSVTAYTFTKDLSLKQITDLAEEVPNGKSTRELITISKELEIPVLAGLVEKSGSKIYNTYICVTGEGLVAKYRKIHPFISKHMSAGNEYCVFDLLGWKCGILICYDNNVIENVRATSLLGAELIFAPHVTGCTPSAMPHRGYVEDKYWQNRENDPVSLRMEFDGPKGRRWLMRWLPARAYDNGVYYAFTNPIGYDGEHLKNGNSMIIDPFGEVLTEIKSFEDDITISKITKEKIELSGGWRYTNARRPELYRDIIGRNHDSDTTPVWMKEKK
- a CDS encoding IS3 family transposase, encoding MYPLVSKAVLCELFGFTRQAWYDNRKRQSGYQMEEVFILRQVKDLRKEHKRMGTEKLHRLIAPTLQKHNIKYGRDKFYILLREHGLLVRRRRRRPKTTNSKHFFRKYPNLVRDIEIMSSGRLWVSDITYIRTEKGFVYLSLVTDAYSRKIVGWCLWPDLTSEGALNALKMAISGEGVKQNLIHHSDRGIQYCCTDYVNYLQGSNINISMTENGDPYENAIAERVNGILKNEYDLNETYPDYHAALEATKVAVYKYNNKRPHRSVDFMLPVDAHKESGSLKKHWKKREFNTTGKEATEYKPATKTSDKK
- a CDS encoding TlpA family protein disulfide reductase — protein: MKKTNLIIFLFVLLISCSNQDAQKQVIISGNADIADATGLVISNKTDTFKIDIDSAHVFHDTILADRGYYTLSINERNFRIYLKPGFQIDIKIGNSIEFKGEGSIENSYLIANNVLVDKLKEVDNYKYYAKRKEEPFLLLMDSIFQTRLNLLNEIENKVCHEFEYLEKSKLKYEYQRKKALYETGRQIVVGDNDFTVSENYYANLFKDINVNDSILINVNDYIRFVSSYLWQETNSIVGDNDSIDFYLTYMHVLNKKIEAKNLKERLSYDVGSIKLARTKALDPVYELVLQNLSNEKYLKRVQTQYNTLKRIEKGAMSPDFQFEDVHGNMVELKDLRGKIVYIDIWSTGCGPCMAEIPYQKRLEEYCKGKNIYLVGINILDDAEHWKKTVTEKKLGGIQLHTSDERDKFFTDYVVRGIPRYILVDENGRIIDSSAKRPSDEKLIEQLDKIM
- a CDS encoding WD40/YVTN/BNR-like repeat-containing protein codes for the protein MRNFILLFLVTILISCNAQTKEGNKKVADKNDSSRPSFNSPKVTSEGIVYFSFNNGLSWENKSEGLPDSVSFGLGAIAASDHSLGITTKEKGVYFFDFQKDLWVGIPTDKKIIESNPGALCFFKEQIVVGTQKGGVFFTADQGKSWININSGLTSLSIRKLVQIGDKLYTGTNAGLFSYNETGNHWELEYGNNTMQVNGITESEGNIYIGSNQGAFTTPKDNKAWTQILANHSLHNISSDENIVYAMVYNELLSSTDKGLTWKNVQKGLPAELYTFNVVKNGNSVFAGQWDGVYKREMADENWKSYSSGLPEKLAITNMKSYNGIIVASGSERGLKKGMNTDRLPGIE
- a CDS encoding sulfatase, with translation MIAARLFFYVSAISICFVSCQPEKEEQPNVLFIAVDDLRTELGCYGNTQIKSPNIDKLASEGLAFNRAYCQQPICMASRASLMSGLRPDTLQIYNCLSLEEDAPGILTIDQHFENNGYKIWAAGKIYHHGTDYEVQFGDAYHTVKTEQIGRGYLSEDAIKIVKEYEEWYQKNRNQSGGGRGPAFEWPDVPDNAYEDGKMTDMAIKKLADFKSADGPFFMAVGYKKPHLPFNAPKKYWELYDAGEIDAADNPYHPENVSRFFNYNFGELRNYSGIPKGATAFNDTLNKTLKHGYYACISYIDAQIGRLLDGLKENGLEKNTIVILWGDHGWKLGEHGMWCKHTQFHIDNHVPLLLKVPGQTAAKTDALVEFVDIFPSLCELAGLEKPGHLQGTSFAPLVQTPDKKWKEAALSYWPVSNRTDPEKVVMGYTVQTDRYRYTEWIRKSTGELLARDLFDHHTDPQENNSIANDPENEELMQNLSRLLNKGKGWKGITTRLKEKS
- a CDS encoding PhzF family isomerase, translated to MVRCTVLCVLVKILGKFETDMKEFKIYQIDSFTKERFKGNPAGVVINADGLSDNQMQKIARELNNSETAFLFSPDSKDCDGVIRYFTPQIEVPTCGHATIAAMYAKALEEHLDSCILRIKTKIGILPFEIVKENGDYKVIMTQGRFELSPTFNSETTNKLIAALGLAKSDLDNKCPVQIASTGHSKVMIGIKDREKLNDLSPDFNDLASLSKSINCNGYFVFTFDSDIPEVLTYGRMFAPAVGINEDPVTGNANGPLGGYLIQNRIVEYADNKFEFNGCQGERIDRMGKVNVKVKIENTLPVLIQIMGDAVEVFQTEIKIG